Proteins encoded by one window of Vitis riparia cultivar Riparia Gloire de Montpellier isolate 1030 chromosome 11, EGFV_Vit.rip_1.0, whole genome shotgun sequence:
- the LOC117924742 gene encoding uncharacterized protein LOC117924742 — protein sequence MAFEEFTKKIIEKFDISLDVMKMHYTLKFNPRVIQDLEDEDDLDNVVSHSDDFANVYLVDLPSVEAIEANIPNSQDPPITFPSSNASCDPIPKTMMLSRGFASRSADTEFIPLESIRFREAILGSGHTFKNAEEFRNAIYQMSLGGRFEYKYKKNSPTHMSVKCSVDGCPWKITAHAIEGNVILRVHTYQVNHNHIAQDECSSKVKVSSKRGAVAVEDVFRTTPDYLPRQICKDFERFIMGCRPVLAIDSCHLSGPYKGALLSAIAYDADDGMFPLALGVVSSENYEDWYWFLDKLKGVLDGKEVVIISDRHQGILRSVSELFGTGNHAYCYRHVKENFSSFFNKQNIRGKKGKEDALLLLDSIAYARLEIDYNEAFEKLVRFNENLAKWVAENNPEHWAMSKFLKKRWDIMTTNIAEAFNTWLREERHQTIYTLLLMHMDKLVAMLDTHMRGTQKWKSVVGPKTEEKLMSNIMRLPAEKLDVVQDLQFGGLLHLNCKQIRHNICIWLIAHFNVGLRRIDITSHKRYDLTAADVGLVFSLPTTGRILHIATIPSGHPFGTLNTCEERLLNLPIGEEFRRCFIYYTCATLLAPTSRIDGCRNLWHTIHEDGFRNDVNWGQFVVDQLVEGIRRFKQWNSV from the exons ATGGCATTTGAagaattcacaaaaaaaatcatagagaaATTCGACATTTCCCTTGACGTGATGAAGATGCACTACACGCTAAAGTTCAATCCCAGAGTcatccaagatttagaagatgagGATGATTTGGATAACGTGGTTTCCCACAGTGATGACTTTGCAAATGTATACCTAGTAGACTTACCCTCTGTGGAAGCCATTGAAGCAAATATCCCGAATTCACA AGATCCACCTATCACGTTCCCGTCCTCTAATGCATCATGCGATCCAATTCCTAAAACTATGATGCTATCAAGAGGTTTTGCGTCGCGTTCTGCAGATACTGAGTTCATTCCTTTGGAATCGATTCGTTTTCGTGAGGCAATATTAGGGTCGggacatacatttaaaaatgcCGAGGAGTTTCGCAATGCAATTTACCAGATGTCATTAGGTGGAAGGTTTGAAtacaagtacaagaaaaattcCCCTACGCATATGTCTGTCAAGTGTTCGGTTGATGGTTGTCCTTGGAAGATAACAGCTCACGCTATCGAGGGAAATGTCATCTTGCGAGTTCATACTTACCAAgtgaatcataatcatatagctCAGGATGAGTGTTCATCTAAGGTGAAGGTTTCTTCAAAGAGAGGTGCGGTTGCTGTTGAAGATGTGTTTAGAACCACTCCAGACTATCTTCCCCGTCAAATCTGTAAGGATTTTGAAC gaTTCATCATGGGGTGTCGACCTGTATTGGCTATTGATTCTTGCCACCTAAGCGGTCCATATAAGGGAGCTCTTTTGTCTGCCATTGCATATGATGCAGATGATGGAATGTTCCCGCTAGCCCTTGGTGTGGTAAGTTCAGAAAATTATGAGGACTGGTATTGGTTTTTGGATAAATTAAAGGGGGTATTAGATGGTAAAGAAGTTGTTATTATATCAGATAGACATCAGGGAATCTTACGTAGTGTTTCCGAGTTGTTTGGGACAGGAAATCATGCATATTGTTATCGCCATGTGAAGGAAAACTTTTCTAGCTTCTTCAATAAGCAAAACATTCgaggaaagaaagggaaagaagatgCTTTGCTACTTTTGGACAGCATTGCGTATGCTAGGTTGGAAATAGACTACAATGAggcatttgaaaaacttgtgcgCTTCAATGAGAACCTAGCAAAATGGGTTGCGGAAAACAATCCCGAACATTGGGCAATGTCAAAGTTTCTTAAAAAGCGATGGGATATAATGACAACTAACATTGCAGAGGCGTTCAATACGTGGTTAAGAGAAGAGCGTCACCAAACAATTTATACTTTATTGTTAATGCACATGGATAAACTTGTAGCCATGTTGGACACCCATATGCGTGGTACACAAAAGTGGAAGAGCGTGGTCGGACCGAAAACTGAAGAGAAGTTAATGTCAAATATCATGAG GCTCCCTGCTGAGAAATTGGACGTGGTTCAAGACCTTCAGTTTGGAGGTCTTCTTCACTTAAATTGCAAGCAGATACGGCATAATATCTGTATATGGCTGATTGCCCATTTTAACGTTGGCTTAAGACGCATTGACATTACATCCCACAAAAGGTATGATCTGACAGCTGCTGATGTCGGCCTTGTCTTTAGCCTCCCGACGACTGGACGGATTCTACATATTGCTACTATCCCGTCTGGTCATCCGTTCGGTACCCTCAACACATGTGAGGAGAGACTCCTCAACTTACCTATTGGGGAGGAGTTTCGTAGATGCTTCATTTACTACACTTGTGCGACGCTATTAGCCCCCACCTCAAGGATTGATGGATGCCGAAACTTGTGGCATACcatccatgaagatggtttCAGAAATGATGTTAATTGGGGCCAATTTGTTGTTGACCAGCTTGTGGAGGGTATAAGACGATTTAAGCAATGGAACAGCGTCTAG